A single Botrytis cinerea B05.10 chromosome 1, complete sequence DNA region contains:
- the Bcmpc1 gene encoding Bcmpc1 translates to MAALVKAINAKIRSNPAVSYVCSTHFWGPVSNFGIPVAAVMDTQKSPDLISGKMTLALCIYSATFMRYSLAVTPLNPLLFLCHFVNEGAQLTQGYRWMQYHQWGGKEAEAKAKIGTGVEGVKESVVEAVKKAEAKVEKAVGK, encoded by the exons atgGCTGCGTTGGTCAAAGCTATTAATGCGAAGATTCGTAGCAACCCTGCGGTTAGCTATGTTTGCTCTACTC ATTTCTGGGGTCCAGTCTCCAACTTCGGTATTCCCGTCGCCGCAGTAATGGACACACAAAAGAGTCCTGATTT GATCTCGGGTAAAATGACTTTGGCACTCTGCATTTACTCCGCAACTTTCATGCGCTACTCCCTCGCCGTTACACCACTTAaccctcttctctttctctgccACTTCGTAAATGAAGGCGCACAACTCACACAAGGATACAGATGGAtgcaatatcatcaatggGGAGGTAAAGAGGCCGAAGCCAAGGCAAAGATTGGAACCGGGGTAGAGGGTGTTAAGGAGAGTGTCGTGGAGGCCGTGAAGAAGGCTGAGGCAAAGGTTGAGAAGGCTGTtggaaaataa
- the Bcmpc1 gene encoding Bcmpc1, which yields MRGMVGELTDFWGPVSNFGIPVAAVMDTQKSPDLISGKMTLALCIYSATFMRYSLAVTPLNPLLFLCHFVNEGAQLTQGYRWMQYHQWGGKEAEAKAKIGTGVEGVKESVVEAVKKAEAKVEKAVGK from the exons ATGAGGGGAATGGTTGGGGAATTGACGG ATTTCTGGGGTCCAGTCTCCAACTTCGGTATTCCCGTCGCCGCAGTAATGGACACACAAAAGAGTCCTGATTT GATCTCGGGTAAAATGACTTTGGCACTCTGCATTTACTCCGCAACTTTCATGCGCTACTCCCTCGCCGTTACACCACTTAaccctcttctctttctctgccACTTCGTAAATGAAGGCGCACAACTCACACAAGGATACAGATGGAtgcaatatcatcaatggGGAGGTAAAGAGGCCGAAGCCAAGGCAAAGATTGGAACCGGGGTAGAGGGTGTTAAGGAGAGTGTCGTGGAGGCCGTGAAGAAGGCTGAGGCAAAGGTTGAGAAGGCTGTtggaaaataa
- the Bcsmb1 gene encoding Bcsmb1, which yields MANKQGKMAGLINYRMRVTMNDGRQMVGQMLAFDKHMNLVLADTEEFRRVKRKAPKTTAAPGASSAAPPLVETEEKRTLGLTIIRGTHVISLSVESPPPADPSSRLGASVPGGAVPSAAMAAGTGIARPAAGRGGLAGPAVGIGGFPGMPAPPPFGRGAPPPGFGGGFPPPGFPGPPGPPGGFAPPRR from the exons atggcGAACAAGCAGGGAAAGATG GCCGGTCTC ATCAACTACCGGATGAGAGTGACTATGAATGATGGACGTCAAATGGTCGGACAGATGTTAGCATTTGACAAG CACATGAACCTCGTTCTCGCCGATACCGAAGAATTCAGACGCGTCAAGCGCAAGGCACCAAAAACCACAGCCGCCCCTGGAGCTAGTTCTGCTGCACCACCTCTTGTTGAAACCGAAGAAAAGCGAACATTAGGTCTTACTATTATTCGGGGCACACACGTCATATCTCTTTCTGTCGAATCGCCACCACCAGCAGACCCAAGTTCTCGCTTAGGTGCCAGCGTCCCAGGTGGTGCTGTACCATCAGCTGCTATGGCCGCTGGAACTGGAATCGCGAGGCCAGCTGCTGGAAGAGGGGGCCTGGCTGGTCCTGCTGTTGGAATTGGTGGTTTCCCGGGTATGCCAGCTCCTCCGCCATTTGGAAGAGGTGCACCACCTCCaggatttggtggtggatttCCTCCTCCAGGTTTCCCAGGTCCACCTGGTCCACCAGGAGGCTTCGCTCCACCTCGCAGGTAA
- the Bcsmb1 gene encoding Bcsmb1, with translation MANKQGKMADIHSFHRPVSSTTG, from the exons atggcGAACAAGCAGGGAAAGATG GCTGACATTCACTCTTTCCACAGGCCGGTCTC ATCAACTACCGGATGA
- the Bczwf1 gene encoding Bczwf1, with product MADTVIKPEESGNAGSLELKDNTVIIVLGASGDLAKKKTFPALFGLYRNQFLPKDVRIIGYARTKMDHEEYIKRVRSYIKTPTKDMEQQLQEFCDICTYISGQYDKPEGFIELRKHCEEFEKGRKEANRIFYMALPPSVFTTVSQQLKANAYPETGVARIIVEKPFGKDLGSSRELQKALEPNWKEDEIFRIDHYLGKEMVKNILILRFGNEFFGATWNRNHIDNVQITFKEPFGTEGRGGYFDEFGIIRDVMQNHLLQVLTLLAMERPISFSAEDVRDEKVRVLRAIPAIEPKNVIIGQYGKSLDGNKPSYKEDDTVPKDSRCPTFCAMVAYIKNERWDGVPFILKAGKALNEQKTEIRIQFKDVTSGIFKDIPRNELVMRIQPNESVYIKMNSKLPGLSMQTVVTELDLTYRRRFSDLKIPEAYESLILDALKGDHSNFVRDDELDASWRIFTPLLHYLDDNKEIIPMEYPYGSRGPAVLDDFTSSYGYKFSDAAGYQWPTTQTAPNKL from the exons ATGGCTGACACTGTTATCAAACCAGAGGAGTCTGGCAATGCTGG ATCTCTCGAACTGAAGGACAACACTGTTATCATTGTCTTGGGAGCTTCCGGTGATcttgcaaagaagaagact TTCCCAGCTCTTTTCGGTCTC TATCGCAACCAGTTCCTCCCAAAGGATGTCAGAATTATTGGATATGCGCGAACGAAGATGGACCACGAGGAATACATTAAGAGAGTGAGATCATATATCAAGACTCCCACCAAGGATATGGAACAGCAACTCCAAGAGTTCTGCGATATCTGTACATATATTTCTGGACAGTATGATAAGCCAGAGGGCTTCATCGAGTTAAGAAAACACTGCGAGGAGTTCgaaaagggaagaaaagaagccAACAGAATCTTCTACATGGCCTTACCTCCTTCCGTCTTTACAACTGTATCCCAACAACTAAAAGCAAACGCCTATCCAGAGACCGGTGTTGCAAGAATCATT GTTGAGAAGCCATTTGGAAAGGATTTGGGAAGTTCCCGCGAGTTGCAAAAGGCATTGGAGCCAAACTGGAAGGAAGATGAGATCTTCCGTATCGATCATTACCTTGGAAAGGAGATGGTCAAGaacattttgattttgagatttggtAACGAGTTTTTTGGTGCTACATGGAACCGAAACCACATTGATAACGTTCAAATCACATTCAAGGAACCTTTTGGAACCGAAGGCCGAGGAGGTTATTTCGACGAGTTCGGTATCATCAGAGATGTTATGCAaaaccatcttcttcaagtcCTCACCCTCCTCGCCATGGAGAGACCAATCTCTTTCTCCGCAGAGGATGTTAGAGATGAAAAGGTTCGAGTCCTTCGCGCTATTCCAGCAATCGAGCCAAAGAATGTCATCATTGGTCAATATGGCAAATCCTTAGACGGAAACAAGCCTTCCTACAAGGAAGACGACACCGTTCCAAAGGATTCAAGGTGCCCTACTTTCTGTGCCATGGTTGCATATATCAAGAACGAGCGATGGGATGGTGTACCATTCATCCTGAAGGCTGGTAAGGCTCTTAACGAGCAAAAAACCGAGATTCGAATTCAATTCAAGGATGTCACATCTGGTATCTTCAAAGATATCCCAAGAAACGAGCTTGTTATGCGCATTCAACCAAACGAGAGTGTTTACATTAAGATGAACTCCAAGTTGCCAGGTTTGAGCATGCAAACTGTTGTCACTGAACTCGACTTGACTTACCGCCGCCGATTCTCTGATCTCAAGATCCCAGAAGCATACGAATCCCTCATCCTTGATGCTCTTAAGGGTGATCACTCCAACTTTGTTCGTGATGATGAGCTCGATGCAAGTTGGAGAATTTTTACACCACTCTTACACTACCTCGATGACAACAAGGAGATCATCCCCATGGAATACCCATATG GCTCCCGTGGACCCGCCGTCTTGGATGACTTCACCTCTTCCTACGGATACAAGTTTAGCGACGCAGCTGGTTACCAATGGCCAACTACCCAAACCGCCCCTAACAAGCTATAA